One Cohnella candidum genomic region harbors:
- a CDS encoding extracellular solute-binding protein, producing MSKPRKFLAVLSSVMLLTGLLAACGGGSSDKESSSSPSASGSASPSASSASPSASASASSEPQEKVKLTLLVDNNQDTVVYSKALVDAFQAKYPNITIETETRPTGSEGDNFVKTRLSTGDMNDVFFYNSGSLMQALNPEQNMMDLTNEPFQANVIDSFKPTVSFNGKIYGAPVGSTMGGGWFYNKKIYAQLGLSVPKTWAELMENNKKIKAAGITAMIGSYKDTWTSQLIVLADYFNVQAQMPNFAADYTGNKAKYATTPAALRGFQKLEETVGYYNKDFLATTYDAGLKMLAEGKGAHYPMLTFAVPALVQNNPDKMDDIGFFAQPGDSADQNGLTVWMPGGAYIYKNTEHPEEAKKFVEFVASTEGVSVMSKVSKPSGPYAVKGAALPDDTPQVVKDMLPYFDNNQTAPALEFLSPVKGPSLEQITVEVGSGKRKAAAAAELYDQDVKKQAQQLGLSGW from the coding sequence ATGAGCAAACCCAGAAAGTTTCTCGCCGTGCTGTCCAGCGTGATGCTGCTGACCGGCCTGCTTGCCGCCTGCGGAGGCGGCTCGTCCGACAAAGAAAGCAGCTCCAGCCCATCCGCTTCCGGCAGCGCTTCTCCATCCGCGAGTTCCGCCTCGCCCAGCGCATCCGCATCCGCTTCGAGCGAACCGCAGGAGAAAGTGAAACTGACCCTGCTGGTGGACAACAACCAGGATACCGTCGTCTATTCGAAAGCGCTGGTAGACGCGTTCCAGGCTAAATACCCGAACATCACGATCGAGACGGAAACCCGCCCGACCGGCAGCGAAGGGGATAACTTCGTGAAGACGAGATTGTCCACCGGCGACATGAACGACGTCTTCTTCTACAACTCCGGATCGCTGATGCAGGCGCTCAATCCCGAACAGAACATGATGGATTTGACGAACGAACCGTTCCAGGCGAACGTGATCGATTCGTTCAAGCCGACGGTATCGTTCAACGGCAAAATTTACGGCGCTCCCGTCGGCTCCACGATGGGCGGCGGATGGTTCTACAACAAGAAAATCTACGCCCAACTCGGACTTTCCGTACCGAAAACTTGGGCGGAGCTGATGGAGAACAACAAGAAAATCAAGGCCGCAGGGATTACGGCGATGATCGGCTCCTATAAGGATACGTGGACTTCGCAGCTGATCGTCTTGGCGGATTACTTCAACGTCCAGGCGCAGATGCCGAACTTTGCTGCCGACTACACAGGGAACAAAGCCAAGTACGCGACGACGCCCGCCGCGCTCCGTGGCTTCCAGAAACTAGAGGAGACCGTCGGCTACTACAACAAAGACTTCCTGGCAACGACGTATGACGCGGGCCTCAAGATGTTGGCGGAAGGCAAAGGCGCCCATTATCCGATGCTGACCTTCGCCGTGCCGGCCCTCGTTCAGAACAATCCCGACAAAATGGACGACATCGGATTTTTCGCGCAACCGGGCGACAGCGCGGACCAGAACGGCCTGACGGTCTGGATGCCTGGCGGCGCTTATATCTACAAGAATACCGAACATCCAGAGGAAGCGAAGAAGTTCGTGGAATTCGTCGCTTCTACCGAAGGCGTCAGCGTCATGAGCAAGGTTTCCAAGCCTTCCGGCCCGTACGCCGTCAAAGGAGCCGCGCTTCCGGACGACACGCCGCAAGTCGTGAAAGACATGCTGCCGTATTTCGATAACAACCAGACCGCTCCCGCGCTGGAATTCCTATCTCCGGTCAAAGGCCCGAGCCTGGAGCAGATCACCGTCGAAGTCGGTTCCGGCAAACGGAAAGCGGCGGCCGCGGCCGAGCTGTACGACCAGGACGTCAAGAAACAAGCACAGCAACTGGGTCTTTCAGGCTGGTAA
- a CDS encoding carbohydrate ABC transporter permease produces MSKVFKRIYTYNFLLPAAIVYTVVFIVPTVMSFFFSLTRWTLFDWTFIGLDNFKTFFQEPSLSIGFKNTLIYAAVTCAAKVVGGLLLGVFLTSKIRTKDYLRSVVFFPVLVSTIAVGIAFSMMMHPTTGLFNTALAHLGIEGPDWLGDTKLALLSVAAVDVWKGIGLATVIYIAGILAIPEEYSEALQIDGGSSWHKFWNITVPLSRPATNAVIILSFIGGLRSFDLIWAMTRGGPGFATDVIASIIYKQYQGGFYGLATAGNVILFLFVTAIVYPLSRYLTRNEVDL; encoded by the coding sequence ATGTCCAAGGTATTCAAACGGATCTACACCTACAACTTTCTGCTGCCCGCGGCCATCGTCTACACCGTCGTTTTCATCGTTCCGACCGTCATGTCGTTCTTCTTCAGCTTGACTCGCTGGACGTTGTTCGATTGGACCTTTATCGGGCTGGATAACTTCAAGACGTTCTTCCAGGAGCCTTCCTTAAGCATCGGGTTCAAAAACACGCTGATCTATGCGGCGGTCACCTGCGCGGCGAAGGTGGTCGGGGGCTTGCTGCTCGGCGTGTTCCTGACAAGCAAAATCCGAACGAAGGATTATCTTCGCTCCGTCGTTTTCTTCCCCGTACTCGTCAGTACGATCGCCGTCGGCATCGCCTTCAGCATGATGATGCACCCGACGACGGGGCTTTTCAATACGGCGCTTGCCCATCTCGGCATCGAGGGGCCGGACTGGCTGGGGGATACGAAACTTGCGCTCCTGTCGGTGGCGGCCGTGGACGTGTGGAAAGGTATCGGCCTCGCCACCGTGATTTATATCGCGGGTATATTGGCGATTCCCGAGGAATACTCCGAGGCGCTTCAGATCGACGGCGGAAGCTCGTGGCACAAATTCTGGAACATCACGGTCCCGCTCAGCCGCCCGGCTACGAACGCGGTCATCATTCTCTCCTTCATCGGCGGCCTGCGGTCGTTCGACCTGATTTGGGCCATGACCCGAGGCGGTCCGGGCTTCGCGACCGACGTCATCGCCTCGATCATCTATAAGCAGTACCAAGGCGGATTTTACGGCCTCGCGACGGCGGGCAACGTCATCCTGTTCCTGTTCGTCACCGCCATCGTGTACCCTCTGTCCCGTTATCTCACCCGCAATGAGGTGGATCTATGA
- a CDS encoding carbohydrate ABC transporter permease, with translation MSRGLRKFSVETIAVLASVVIFWVPLYFVLLTAMKSAPEASEMNLAWPSKIQLWQNIKNVVAFRDHMLLRAFWNSSALTILSLAAMVVVCSMAAFVMQRRNDKATPWISFFVLAGLIIPPAIVPTIWVLNEIHLFKTLIGLVLVEVALGFPFSVMLYRGFMAAIPREIDEAAVVDGYGGYRLFFTIIFPLLQPVTATIIVTQAVFIFNDFTNPLYFFPGAKNATVQLTLYNFTSQFVSQWNLLFTDILLITLPPLLLFVFFNKKIVAGMTTGSVKG, from the coding sequence ATGAGTCGCGGACTGCGCAAGTTCTCCGTCGAAACGATTGCCGTGCTGGCGAGCGTCGTCATCTTCTGGGTCCCCCTGTACTTCGTCCTGCTGACGGCCATGAAAAGCGCGCCGGAAGCCTCCGAGATGAATTTGGCATGGCCTTCGAAAATCCAGCTCTGGCAAAACATCAAAAACGTCGTCGCCTTCCGTGACCACATGCTGCTGCGCGCGTTCTGGAACAGCTCGGCGCTTACGATCCTGTCCTTGGCGGCGATGGTGGTCGTTTGTTCGATGGCCGCGTTCGTCATGCAGCGCCGGAACGACAAGGCGACCCCTTGGATCAGCTTCTTCGTGCTCGCGGGCTTGATCATTCCTCCGGCGATCGTGCCGACGATTTGGGTGCTGAACGAAATCCACCTCTTCAAAACGTTGATCGGCCTGGTTCTGGTGGAGGTCGCACTCGGATTTCCGTTCTCCGTGATGCTCTACCGGGGATTCATGGCCGCGATTCCGCGCGAAATCGACGAAGCCGCGGTCGTGGACGGCTACGGCGGCTACCGCTTGTTCTTTACGATCATTTTCCCGCTGCTGCAGCCGGTAACCGCGACGATCATCGTCACGCAGGCGGTGTTCATTTTCAACGATTTCACGAACCCGCTGTATTTCTTCCCCGGCGCGAAGAACGCGACCGTGCAGCTCACGCTGTACAATTTCACGAGCCAATTCGTTTCCCAATGGAACCTGCTGTTTACCGACATTTTGCTGATTACGCTCCCGCCGCTTTTACTGTTCGTCTTCTTCAACAAGAAAATCGTGGCCGGCATGACGACCGGGTCGGTCAAAGGCTGA